The Echeneis naucrates chromosome 23, fEcheNa1.1, whole genome shotgun sequence genome has a segment encoding these proteins:
- the phyh gene encoding phytanoyl-CoA dioxygenase, peroxisomal → MARAAERLKQLINHLDQPPASIKAAPTSAATVTDRGYPQRLRYSFDTGLLTPEQRLFYEENGFILIKNLVSEEDISRFRQEFERVCRQQVKIPGLLVMRDVAIAKSEFVPDQKAVTKLQDFQEDTELFRYCKLPQILDYVACFTGPNIMAMHTMLINKPPDAGKKTSRHPMHQDLHYFPFRPADRIVCAWTAMEKVNRQNGCLVVLPGTHTGTLQEHDYPDWEGGVNKMYHGIRDYNPEHSRVHLEMEKGDTVFFHPLLIHGSGMNQTQGFRKAISCHYAAADCYYIDVKGTSQENIEKEVNDIATRKYGVDIPFKDTWAFRGRLVQGERLTL, encoded by the exons ATGGCTCGGGCTGCAGAAAGACTCAAACAGCTGATCAATCATCTCGATCAACCACCAGCTTCGATC AAAGCTGCACCAACCTCAGCTGCAACGGTCACCGACAGAGGTTATCCCCAGAGACTGAG ATACAGTTTCGATACTGGCCTACTGACTCCAGAGCAGCGACTGTTCTATGAGGAAAATGGCTTCATCCTCATCAAGAACTTGGTCTCTGAGGAAGACATCAGCAGGTTCAG GCAGGAGTTTGAACGGGTTTGTCGACAACAAGTTAAAATTCCTGGTCTGCTGGTGATGAGAGATGTGGCGATCGCCAAGTCAGAGTTTGTGCCAGATCAGAAAGCTGTCACCAAACTCCAGGACTTCCAGGAAGACACTGAACTCTTCCGATACTGCAAGTTACCGCAG ATCCTGGATTATGTGGCGTGTTTCACTGGTCCAAACATCATGGCCATGCACACCATGCTGATCAACAAACCACCTGATGCAG GTAAGAAGACATCTCGTCATCCAATGCATCAAGATCTGCATTACTTCCCATTCCGACCAGCTGACAGGATCGTGTGCGCATGGACAGCGATGGAGAAGGTGAACAGGCAGAACGGGTGCCTGGTCGTCTTGCCGGggacacacactggcacactgCAGGAACACGACTACCCAGACTGGGAG GGTGGGGTCAACAAAATGTACCATGGTATCCGAGACTACAACCCAGAGCATTCCAGGGTGCACCTGGAGATGGAGAAAGGTGACACCGTCTTCTTCCATCCTCTGCTCATCCATGGCTCCGGCATGAATCAGACACAGGGCTTCCGAAAG GCCATCTCCTGCCACTACGCCGCCGCTGACTGCTATTACATTGATGTGAAGGGAACCTCACAGGAAAACATAGAGAAAGAAGTGAACGACATCGCAACCAGAAAGTATGGTGTGGACATTCCTTTCAAG GATACCTGGGCTTTCCGAGGGCGTCTGGTTCAGGGAGAGAGGCTTACACTCTGA